In the genome of Aedes aegypti strain LVP_AGWG chromosome 2, AaegL5.0 Primary Assembly, whole genome shotgun sequence, the window ccggggtatcattgatcagcggggtaacattgatcggaatgactcatctcgtaataagttggtatcaaaatttattgatgaaacatttccaaagcatgaatgttgcttctctttcttatatttataagctattaaaaattaaagtttttgcaaaaattgcgttaactttatgcgtatatttgtcaaatttgcgaaacaatgatttcaatggttaaggatgacactaccgaagattcatgtctcacataaattCTGCATGCGATATGAACAAGGAGAATGTGGTTCTCACTATAAATGGCATCACCAAAAGCGATTCCGTTGTccaaacttttataagtatgttcaattaggcaacattaacgaattactgttaagaatgtagaattccctaaggaaattgcctacctttaggcgtattccgctgttcgaggtgtttttaattttgaaataactcaaaaagtaaatgagatgtaagcgtttggacgtCAAATtaggcttcaggggccatgatttaagtaagtaacgacattttcaatattaccgaacgttgtttacatggatgatcaatgttaccccatttcagctaaatgaaaaaatcgcataaaacatttttgtaaatatgtttaaatctctcaaaaaacaaaatacagtatatagtcacgagctacttgttttataatataaaactcacagcatttgcatttttgaaagaaatatttaaaaaatactctaaaaactgatcaatgttaccccggattacggtacgtcaTAACTTTATACTTTGAGGGAAAACAAAAACTGATTGCttctttctcagcttagtgttcttctgaacacttccacagttattacctgaaagctttctttgtcaattgattatttttgtatttgtatatCTTGTGGCAATCACGAACTCAGCTTGGCTttctgaaaagctgcgcgtttaccgctacgtctATGTGGCTCCCTAGAAACTGATTGCACCCTTCTTAATACTAGGGATCCTTTTGTAAGAAAGATTAACGGAAGttaaatggaatgatttggcaacagccAGACAGTGCTGAGCTTGCTTAGCGTCGTAGTTAAtgttgtaacacggacatgattTCCTCATTGATaataaatgtattttgtttcgttatagaacTTTGACCTACATTTTAAAACTCAATAAACAacagaaaaaaacgaaaaccTAATATCGCGttaacaaaaatgtaaaaaggcgataacaaaaatgtaaaaggcgaaaaaacttttaccgaaataatttcaattgaATTACAAATCGGATGAATTTCTtgtaatacagtgaaacctccatgagtcgatattgaagggaccatcgactcatggaaatatcggatcatggaacagcaatcctttggaaagctgtttctagggaccatcatagtaaccatggaattgtgtttttagtatggttccatgagtcgatatcgagtcatggaacatcgactcatggaggtatcactgtaatgCAAAgataaaatcgacgaagagaaatcgatcactgcagatacgtctgtatgatactcaacgcgagaaaTGATTGCTACTTTCTACTATTAAAATACATTGAAAGCTTCTGTGGGTGTTATTAGTTTTTACACTCATGAGGTCTAGAATGAGAATgagaattttataaaaaatatataaatgtttGATCGGGATTTGAATCCATGTCTAGCGGGTGAGAGTCACGTCCGATACTTCTCGGTCATTTCACCACGCTGAGGGAAGTGAATTCAGTTTGCTACAAGTTTTATTTAACTACTCGAAATTGAATTGTTGGCATTTTCGTCGATCGAATCCGATCACGTTTTGAATGGAATATTATTTTGAGATAGATGTGATCGAATTCATTTACGTTCGATTCTTGATACAAAGTCACAATTTACATcggccgaatttttttttttttgttgtgcgGGAAATCATCCTGAAGTTCCTTCAGCAAAATCTCTAATGATTACTTCAAATATACCTTCCGAtatatctccagaaattttctgagatttctttaagaattccttcgaaaatttcttaaggaattttacTAGAAATTCATCTGAGATAATCTACAGTAATCAATACAGtgatttctccggagatttcacaAGCGTGAATCCTCCAGGTATTCTTCCGAGAAGAGCTTTTGATCACTATGATTATTGAGACCAGCTCCGATTGGGTTCCaagaataccttcaggaattccttctggaattcctgcagggatgCCTCCAAGGATTATTGGATGGATTTTGCAAGATAATCTCTATAGAATTTTTCCACAGCAATGCCTCCAGTGAATTTTTCATAGAttcctcatttttttttactgggattcctctaggaattttttaaggattcttccaggattccttccagatatttttccaaaaattcttcaagctatttattttgctattttttagaGACTCCTTCAATGATTCATCCAGGAAAAACTCTATAGGGATCcttgcagagatttctccaagtcTTTCTCCGGAGGTACACTAGAACAATCTCTTCAAGAATCACTccagatatttcatcaaaaaatcctccagggattcctccaaggatacaAGTAGGGACATCTTCAGGTAGTCCTGTTCAGGGctccatgaattcctcaagggattcaaTCTGGCAATTCTCCAGGGGTTccactagaaattcctccgatcTTTttgagggattcctccaggaattccttgaggaacatcTCCCGGAAAATCGTTACGTGAATGACTCctaaattcctctaaaaattccttcaaagattatcCATGAAATCATTATCCAGGtattttattagaaaataccgttttgactcatattccaagcacttaaggccaacaatgacttcaaatgcatctgataggcataaattagctgatatttgtgaaaatttcaatttttccgcagagcctaactgttagctgttgggtgtgacgataaaattgttgatttaaacttgtttagcattgtttttacgtaagagtgtgaaacaacattttgattcataagccgaacactgtgttcattctgtctcatattccgaacaccttgattcaaattccgaacagcacgaataaagcgtattcaaatgaataatttcgcaaataggTGTATCtaagctagttttactggtctcgaactagaaaatcatcactactcccgaggtataaaatagattggaagacattaaaattgaattgcaattgactgccatttccttgaaatttgatgacatatttcagcgaaacatttcaaccgaatcgccataccaaaacggagtgttcggaatatgagtctgttcggaatttgagacaaaacggtactctaataatttctccagggattaagTACAATAAGGAAATATCTAcctagattcctctaggaaaatcCCTTTACGGATTCATCCAGATATTTATCCAACGATTTCTCCAGAAAGTTccccatggattcctccaaggattatccagggatttctccagaatgaTCTCTGCAGGGATTTTTACAGGGAGTACTCCCACATAATCTTCACAGtgattcttccatggattcctccaggaatttctccagggattcctcctgagATGCTTCCAATGAAACCTTCAGCAATTGACCAAGGTAAACCTTCAAAGTTCCTTTCGTCAATTAACTCAGGTATCCTTTCATTGATTCATTCAGCAATTTACCCAGGTACCATAATTcggggtgtaattgatcagtggggagaagttgatcattcccgttcCCGTTCATACTccatgtataaactgtcaagagagctatgattcgatttaaattatcacaatttctgtGATATCGCATTACCTGATAGTTGCTCTTGATGTTTTGAAATTCGTTTGGACATTGAATATAATGGTAATGGTTCCATGGTATAGAAAAAACggatttttaggaaatgttttaTGAACTTTTGTAGGATTTTTCTCCAAACATTCGAATACTGCCAAGGCTATAtagacaccatttaaataaactgtgtcatacattccagatatgtgcTGATAATCCAGTTTTAAAATTGCATtgtaaataaaaattctttttCAGAGGAATAACATGTTTTTTGTCAGTGAGATGcttatttaaagaaaaaatgcataactttaggcgtttaatgtggtgtattCTGTAGTTCACAACATTCAACtctaaaattgattgatttattaacaggttgtaagatttttgagacttaaTTCGGATTCAGTGACCCCGAATTGAGTGAACTGCATATcgctttattttaggaaacttaTTGCAGTAATTGAttaacttcaccccggaatcaaaaactccgttttttgatttctaaaaaatatttttgtaattgtGATAACATTTCCCCAAAATtacgtttgtataattcgataaacattcAACCAATACaggttttgaaattatttggatggtaatacatgcatcctacaAGGAATTATTGAACAGAtttgctcaaaagtgatcaacttcaccccaattaactttcagagatttctactGGAAActctccagagactcttccagggattcttccaggaaaatttctccaatgattcctcCAGAGCCTCCAGAttcctttcaggaatttctccaagaattactctTCGGGATTTCTTCGGgtattcatccagagattcctgcaagaattttttagaagaatttcccTCCTCCTCTGGGATTCTGCCAGATATTCTAAAGATTCCTCCATGTGATACTATATagattttgtcatatttttctagaggggaccaattttttttctagaggggATTTAGAGATTTTCCTGGGATCTCTAGAGACTATTCTAGGATTTcttcataaaattttgatataagtTTCTCCAGTATggctcaaagaatttctccagcgattcctccagatattcagGCAAGggcttttcaaaaacttcttcggtaaagaagtttctctagcatttcctggagaaaattcttgaaggaatctctggagacaCTCTTAAGgtaatttctaaataaatcctTTGAGGAATTCATGAGGGAAGCTCAAGAGGAATTTGTACAGAAACTTTCGGAGGCCAATAAcgaaacctgattttttttttcggggaacTCCTACCTAGGGAAATTTCTGTGCAAgtatgcttagaggaatttctacagatattactggagaaataacaggagtaattctttgagatccctggaggaattccaggggcctttcttagcctaatggttggagtccgcggctacctGGGTTTGATtcacggtcggtccaggatctttcccagtgaaaacgtaatgccaagaaaaataagtagaagaagaaaaagattaaGAATTCAAGTCAACGTACAATTGGTACATCGAGCAAAAGCTTTGGATCACTTAAACTTATCTAAAACATGAATATCTTGGTAAAATTTAATGGCAATCGTGAAAGCACCCTTAATTACGTTTAAATAAGCCATAGATTATCTGAAttgcttaaccctctaatacccaaccccgcctttagacggggtacactttggaattttgtgtatattttggtggctcggaaatcaaaataattttatttttggttcAAACCTTGGCTCATAACAAGCATATAAGAGAAGTTTTTtacgacttttgaaactttgtttttttttattgtatttttatatAACCTGAGTGTGACCGATTATCCAGAGACTCGACTTGATTTTCCGGGATTCggttatccggaattttagactcgattatccggagtatgtttttcgatattcttatttttttgtttttatgcatatatttgagataatttagtatttttttctcgCGATTCCGCTGGTGGTTCGGCTGGTCCTACGCCACCCGGATAGCTTCTCATTTTATGGGAAGTTCTTTagttcaaagctttttttagTGGTTTGTGTTACAAGTATTGAAAAGTATTACATGTATTGAAAGTGATAGTGAAAGAAATAGATGATTTAGTGAATTGGCATATGGAAGTAGTTTTGGTGTTGTAATTGTTATTTGGCTGGATTATGGCAGGCGTACGAGATCGGGAAGAAGCAGACAGCACATAATATCTAAGATTCAATCCAGTGAGTTTGTCCCATTACAAAAGAAACCAGATTACTCTTACTTAGCATGCGGAAGCTTGATTAGCTTGATATTTACGTTAGCATAGAGAAGAGAATAAGTTCTCTACTCTTTGCGGCTCATagaaccgattttttttatgtgtttaacGAGTAGTGTGTTCTTTGTTTTAAAGAATTCAGCAGATCCGTTGCCCCGTCGTGTGCTTTCGTTTTTTAAACGTTAATTGCGATTACAAAGTTCGATATTTTTGTTCGGTTCCGGTACCGGTCGGTCGGTTGCTACGAAGCGAGCAGTGCATCGtggttgttttgttttttttttatattttttttatttatttttttttttcaagtattatGAGCGCAGCATAATTTCATGTATTGTTTCAAAAATCCGATGACCCTGTAGGGATCGGTTCTGCTTATTTTTTGTGAGCAGAAACTCAAATATAAATTATCACAATTCAGAAATGGTACATCGGTCAGTACAAAACGAAACATAATAATCAATATAAGTAATAAACAAATGAATTcacttttgattgccggcattcaaaatattaaattaaaaacattgaaaCAATAAATGCTCTGGGTCCATCGCTGGCTTTCCTGGCGAATCCTTGACCATATACCGCTCctaacctccaactccgtagcacttataagggtgtcgctgagtcggtggcctctcattaagtaagtgcttcccctatcccaagttacggtaaagatgggcgtggccgggaatagcaatattcatgattttggtaATATTGTCCAAGACTGGGCCAAGGCTtactccccagccttgttcctgaaagcagtctaGATGAGGTTATCAAAGGAAacgtatccaatctacgaagtaaacacgcaaaaaaatagtgcggtaaaaactaccattttagggggttaacttaagcgctcgcaccggcaattttcagcagtccagaaatgcgcttgattttaccatgtctgttgtcgaaaccagattgttgtaaattatttctgtcaaatgtacccagtaatgtggtgggatgtgccgtaaacatagtaaattggtctgaaattccatggtagtttcaagaatgggcgtagtcagctaaaatagtattttttaccACCGAATTGTTTCCCGtgtaccgtaactacgctaacgctaacgctatatatttgagataatttagtattgcaatatacaatatggaAGGTTAAGCAGTTTTGGACTTggtaagaaaaggggggttgaaaaaatgtttttttgcgtATGCTGGTCAATTTTgtttcttctcaagacccctaatgttcctagaaataatttctggctacgccactgcatcatataaattaagcaataaaaaaaaggtaatatttaagttcttttatcgcagattttctttttccttttagtgattcgattatccggaggatttgattatccggagtgaaaaaaaaatctatactccggataatcgagtccgacctgtacataCTTCACATTCATTCtgatgaatattttgttttcgaaaattaaggtttttttaaagaaaaaaaaaatgtaaatatatTGCTGGTCTCTGAGAAAAGTGGAACATTTCCTAGACGCATAGTATAGCAAATAAATATTCTAATCAATGTTAAAATGCTACATGAATATTTTACTCAagattctcaattttttttctttaattagctaattttttccaaattacaCTGTTCTTCCACAAAATCGAGCACTCTGCATCAACCAACATGTGTGTAATTTTGACTCGTCCCAAAAAATCGATGATGTGCTATTTTCTGCTTAATTTTCTCGAAACTTTCTTTatgcagaaaagaagaagaactatcCCAGGAGCAGGTTTTCAGCATCCGTTTAAATTTTATACCAGATGTGTTAGTCCAGAAGAGCTCGTTTTTGTGGGAATTGAACTCAATTCTGTGTAATTTTGTTGAACCGTGCAAaaataaactaaactaaaatataaacgaaatcaGATAAAAATTACGGGAAATATTATTAGATAGTAACTTTAAGATGCACACAATTTTATTTACATTGAAAGGGGTCAACCTGGAAATGACATTTTTATTTACAAGTTGAACTAGAAATGCTATATATACGGCAAGATTTAACATAATTCTTAAATTGATCAATCAATTTTAATTATACACATGCTAACCATCTCCTCATTCATAACTGTCTCCAGCTGTTCGAGTACCGACCCGCCTTTTCTCACTTCATGGAGTTTTTCATGCTGTACGACTGGGGCAAGCAAGCCTGTGATAATGCACTCAATTCGGCTGCCATCAAACAGGTGCTGGAATCCAAAGTCCAGTATGACCTGATATTGGTGGAACAATTCAACAATGATTGTATGCTCGGTGTGGCGCACCTGTTAAACGCTCCCTTCATTGGCCTCAGTAGCTGTCCGCTGATGCCATGGCATTACGACCGAGTTGGCAATCCCATTAACCCATCGTACATCCCAGCACTGTTCATGGGCTATTCGGAGAAGATGAGTTTCTCGCAGCGAACGGCTAACTTCATCACCGCGCAAACTTTCAAGGCCATGTACAGCTGGTTCAACGATAATGCCGCTAATGCCATGATCAAACAGCGATTCGGAGATGGAATGCCCGACATCAAGGACCTCCAGAAGCGGACCAGCATGATGTTCGTCAATCAGCATTACTCGCTAAGTGGGCCAAAACCGTTGACTCCGGCTGTGATCGAAATCGGAGGTGCTCACATTCAGGAGTTCAAGGAACTCGACCCCGAACTGAAGAAACTGCTGGATACGGCCGACCACGGTGTAATCTACATCAGCTGGGGCTCGATGATCCGAGCTGAAACCCTGCCGGAGGACAAGCGGAATGCGATTCTGAGCGCTCTGGGCTCGTTCAAGCAACGGGTCATCTGGAAGTGGGAAAACGAAACCCTACCGAATCAGCCCTCGAACGTGTATATTAGGAAGTGGCTACCACAGAAGGAAATCCTATGTAAGTATGGAAGCTTCTAAAGATTTATTCCTCTAATTAAATTATAGGGTTGTAAATTGCGTTCCGCAATTCCTCATCGTATTAGGCGGTTTTTCGTCACGCCAATCTGTTATGAAACGGCTTACTTTCCTGGCTCCTTCACTGAACTATGCAGTGTCAGAGCAATTATGCAACTGTTttaagttgcgtaatgaataattacacAACAATTACACAAAATTTCACTAAAAGACCTAGAGAAGTGTGCGCTAACATAACACTATGGCACAATTTTGTCGCAAGAACCAAAATTCCACTATTATTTAAATTAAGGGTCTGAATTCTTTGATGAtttcaaaaacatcatatcaCGTCTAGATTTTGAGATATCGGCTGTTTAAAATGCATTATTTAACTATTTAGGTCAAATTGCATTACAAGCTGGtagcttgtatggcaatgtTAATTCCTAAATTACAACATAACTAAAACTTAATGTGTTAAAGAATACTTATCCTTCTATACCAAACTATATCCTacatgaaagtttaagttctgTTCTGGGTGCTTGGTGGATTAGGTTACTCAAACGTTTGATAAATcttagtttaaattttatgtgaacaactttaggggtcatgcacaaattacgtcacgctccaaggggggggggaggtggtcaagccaaggactcatacaaataacgtgacaaagggggggggaggtggtttAAAAAGtctaaatttagcgtgacataatttgtgtaccatccctagcGGGGACCATAATTTGAAAACCGCTAAAtatcttcttattctttttgacattaacgtcttcactggtataggacagagcctgcttctcagtttagtgttcttatgatcacttccacacttattaactgagagatttcttagccaaagtcgccattttcgcattcgtatatcttgtggcaggtacgattatactctatgcccagggaagtcacggaaatttccataacgagaacatcctggaccaaccgggaatcgaacccagacaccttcaacatggctttgctttgtagccgcggactctaatcactcggctaaggaatatATTATAGTTCTAAACGTAGTTATGGTCACTACGAAGTAATTATCCGAGCATGACTTGCACATATCTCAACGGTCTCAAATCAGCTGTAATATAGTACCAACAAATCTGACCTACATATCCATATCAGCAAAGACACAACAAAACGAAAGACGCTTCCGTTGCAAACAGCATGTACCAAAATCGTATACCTATTTTTCCACTGTCAACGCCATCGGACAGGGAGCAGACATATATTTTTGCTTAATCATCATTGGTCCCAAAATTAGATCACACGGCTACCAAGCGTGGAACCTATTGGTGcaaatgaaacaaaaagctAGCCTGCCATATACACTACCGATTAGAAGTTTGCGGTTACAGAGATATGCAATGCAACAAAACTTTTCCCAGCTCAACGCTCTCAATTCTACAAAGCtcctcttgaaaaaaaaaaaaacctttttttttatttaataatagaatattttgtttgtttcaacATGTGCTCAAACATCTGATCGGAAATGTGGGTTCTCGATTCCAATGTTGGGTTAGGTCATCATCGATAACGTTCGAGACGTCcattgaaagagaaaaaaatgcagatagcCGGGTACCTACCGACCAATGCGGTAGCATTAGTTGAAGAGCTGAGCGCCagtagattatttttttttctgctccaCGATATATACATTTAGACCGAACAACGGACATTGCGCTGTATGGACATGTGGGAGAAGATTTATtgatatattttggggtaaatTATACCCATGTAGCTAGAGGGTCTATATAGTAGGTATACAGATAGAACACAGAATCTTAAATCTTACTGTTTGGCCTTCAGATCACGTTCGCAGCAATCAATTTGAATTCACGTCACTGGAGTGGTATAATTTTCTTTGTTTCACTTCAGTATTTATTTAGTAATTAATTTCTTTCAATTTAACCGATTAGCATTCTAGAGCTTTATGCATGGATAAATTGGAGCCCACGAAATActaattatttgttttaatgaAGTTTGTTACTTAAATTCACCTTCTTCGTCTTTCTTCGTTAcctcccaactgggacagagcctgcttctcagcttgatgtttttatgagcacttccacaattattaactgagagctttctttgtctattgatcatttttgcatgtgtatataaTATACtcctatgccctggaaagtcgagaaaatttcctttgcgaaaagatcctcgactggtgggaatCGAATTCTCGACAggactctcagcttggtcttgctaaatagctgcgcgtaAAATCTCCATCTTAGTGCTAGGATTATACATAAATAAGGTTCTATTTTCATTCTACGAATATTTGTGCTGAAAATAttgggaatgttcctgtggtcggagttatccCAGTGAGTCACTGGAttaggtcgggtgagaagggtggTGTGCTTTTGTGCCTCCAGAAGTAGGCTAATTTCAAGTCACATATATTTTCCGGAATCGACTATAATGTGGTCATTATAtcaaggaattttaagaaaaacgcatcagcgtaaaccttttgagaaacggtTGAATTGGATAACCATATGTCCTACATTTGATAACTCCAACAAATGACAATGTTTGGGTCCCcgcagtgtttggatttcgatcagaacaagccgatcgaaccatattcggagagtgtaaca includes:
- the LOC5575669 gene encoding UDP-glucuronosyltransferase 2B37 encodes the protein MKPLLNRNCWAVILGLFGLVCDQAWSYRILGLFPHPGASHFHFFEPVLKGLAAAGHEVTVVSHFPKDNPPPNYVDIPLEGMKLLSDSVSFELFEYRPAFSHFMEFFMLYDWGKQACDNALNSAAIKQVLESKVQYDLILVEQFNNDCMLGVAHLLNAPFIGLSSCPLMPWHYDRVGNPINPSYIPALFMGYSEKMSFSQRTANFITAQTFKAMYSWFNDNAANAMIKQRFGDGMPDIKDLQKRTSMMFVNQHYSLSGPKPLTPAVIEIGGAHIQEFKELDPELKKLLDTADHGVIYISWGSMIRAETLPEDKRNAILSALGSFKQRVIWKWENETLPNQPSNVYIRKWLPQKEILCHPKVRVFMSHGGLLGSSETAYCGVPVVATPMYGDQYNNAAALEHRGMGVVLPYEQITRDTVYDSLKKALEPATMEKAKQVSYSYRNRPMNPVQTAVWWCEHVVATGGLPLAKSYSTELPWYVYHLLDVNFALHAFNFVYHLCWFWLVKRVCCRGVSAFSEPKVKTN